The Thermoplasmataceae archaeon genome has a segment encoding these proteins:
- a CDS encoding methyltransferase domain-containing protein yields MQAVNALTMHAGGKPVKLAYAESDDAIYVISTDFNSRWPSHILRNRTASLIVDGNVIEGVPTLVTSLEDKNRIIGMFTGKYGLDYVSRYFSNPARFIRINKNGSKETVESNYYDWLEEEFDSVADNYDNHIFGNRINMLLRERSLEMIRKYSSKEARIVEIGCGTGAETLELLKEGHEIFALDISGRMLDNIKEKARKMGCSSMLTTAKMRASDIDEIVSTIGESAFDLGYSTYGALNCEPEIERLPSALSSLIKPTGYFIAGVYNKYCITETLANIFSLKPQKLFWRVKNPIREGRSRFCIDVYSFSINEFMKIFGNFFHSVEIAGVPVILPPSNFNRIIDGVSREFDLLSSFDRMISEKWPWKYLGDHFLIALKNSKSV; encoded by the coding sequence TTGCAGGCGGTAAATGCTCTGACCATGCATGCAGGCGGTAAGCCCGTGAAGCTTGCCTACGCAGAAAGCGATGATGCCATATATGTCATTTCAACTGATTTTAACTCCAGATGGCCTTCGCACATCCTAAGAAACAGAACTGCCTCCCTGATAGTTGATGGAAACGTGATTGAGGGGGTTCCAACTCTTGTCACGTCGCTAGAGGATAAGAATCGCATAATAGGAATGTTCACGGGTAAGTATGGACTGGACTACGTATCCAGATACTTTTCCAATCCTGCGAGGTTTATTAGGATCAACAAGAATGGCAGCAAGGAAACTGTTGAATCAAATTACTATGACTGGCTCGAGGAAGAATTTGACAGCGTTGCCGACAATTATGATAATCACATCTTCGGAAACCGGATAAACATGCTTCTCAGGGAACGATCACTGGAGATGATCAGGAAGTATTCCTCTAAAGAGGCACGGATTGTCGAGATAGGTTGTGGTACAGGGGCTGAAACATTAGAACTTTTGAAGGAGGGCCATGAGATTTTTGCTCTTGATATTTCAGGGAGGATGCTTGACAATATCAAGGAAAAGGCGAGAAAGATGGGTTGCAGCTCAATGCTGACCACTGCTAAAATGCGAGCTTCAGACATTGATGAAATTGTATCTACCATTGGGGAGAGTGCTTTTGATCTGGGATACTCAACATATGGTGCGCTCAACTGCGAACCTGAGATAGAGAGACTCCCATCGGCTCTCAGCAGCCTGATCAAGCCAACGGGCTATTTCATTGCTGGCGTGTATAATAAATACTGCATTACCGAAACACTTGCAAATATTTTTTCCCTTAAACCGCAGAAATTGTTCTGGAGGGTTAAAAACCCGATCCGAGAAGGAAGGTCGAGATTCTGCATTGATGTTTATTCTTTCAGCATAAATGAATTCATGAAAATATTCGGCAATTTTTTCCACAGCGTGGAGATAGCCGGCGTACCAGTCATACTACCTCCATCAAATTTCAACCGGATAATCGATGGGGTGAGCAGGGAATTTGATTTGTTAAGTTCTTTCGACCGTATGATCAGCGAAAAGTGGCCCTGGAAATATCTTGGAGACCATTTCCTGATCGCTCTTAAGAATTCTAAGAGCGTATGA
- a CDS encoding glycosyltransferase family 2 protein, whose protein sequence is MSQINAEKVDVLIRTFNSGDTIEQCLQSVRDKVPYRKILIADHYSTDGTQEIAMKYGANIFQEEVGLGKATKMLISIAETKYVLFVDSDIVVKNRDFVDDAIRRFQDPGTGAVVGCPVGHDFLYGIPLGLTLLPLDLARNLQMPDSIQGRETYYFETLLREQDLRIAHIRDSMIHINIYRKYPFWPEWQGAQIRATPTRHFSQLVEAIPVIYMMHLNSKSIKNYFYSPLFYIKLLKGYMNPSKWGKVDRRKIGEYVH, encoded by the coding sequence ATGAGTCAAATCAACGCTGAAAAGGTTGACGTCCTCATCAGGACGTTCAACTCCGGTGATACAATAGAGCAATGCCTGCAATCTGTCAGAGACAAGGTTCCTTACAGGAAGATTCTGATTGCTGACCATTACAGCACTGACGGAACACAGGAAATAGCCATGAAATATGGAGCAAATATTTTCCAGGAGGAAGTTGGTCTCGGAAAAGCAACAAAGATGCTCATCTCCATTGCCGAAACAAAATATGTGCTCTTTGTTGACAGCGATATAGTAGTGAAAAATAGAGACTTTGTTGATGATGCTATTCGCAGGTTTCAGGATCCGGGGACCGGCGCAGTGGTCGGGTGCCCAGTTGGTCACGATTTCCTTTATGGAATTCCACTTGGGCTGACTCTCCTTCCTCTTGATCTTGCACGTAACCTGCAAATGCCTGACTCCATACAGGGCAGAGAAACGTATTACTTTGAAACCCTGCTGAGAGAACAAGATCTGCGCATTGCCCATATCAGGGACTCGATGATCCACATAAACATATACAGGAAATACCCTTTCTGGCCGGAATGGCAGGGTGCGCAGATCAGAGCCACTCCGACCAGGCATTTCAGCCAGCTCGTTGAAGCCATCCCGGTCATTTACATGATGCACCTAAACAGTAAAAGCATCAAGAATTACTTTTATTCGCCGTTATTCTACATTAAACTGCTTAAGGGTTACATGAATCCGTCAAAATGGGGAAAGGTTGACAGGAGAAAGATAGGAGAGTATGTACATTGA
- a CDS encoding inorganic phosphate transporter codes for MISISFILAVFLAGALTAFVAGNNLSAAVGTIIGSRITSRSVGIVIGIIGFALGLLLEGRALHSASANLIPPSYRLESYAFLVAFLLFIAAYLMRAPLSLTMVLVGVSVGLSLHYGYSINTGFISIVILAWVVAPIGSIAFAYLLSVGLRKWNPRNFWSEISLLKVLLVVVSFLTAFTLGANTLGLIANMEGFDVYVIISMLLGIVIGSVFLSRGIIKRVAQEMYLMRYSNALTSLLVSSIFVEVATILSIPLSNTQTLTSSVFGTGMSYRTKAIYLGPFLLVAGSWLVSPIAGLILGYLI; via the coding sequence ATGATCTCAATCTCGTTCATTTTAGCAGTATTTCTGGCGGGTGCTCTAACCGCGTTTGTTGCGGGAAATAACCTTTCCGCTGCCGTTGGAACCATAATTGGGTCCAGGATTACAAGCAGGTCTGTCGGGATTGTAATCGGGATAATCGGATTTGCCCTTGGCCTATTACTTGAAGGGAGGGCACTTCATTCAGCTTCCGCAAACCTTATCCCACCATCATATCGCCTTGAAAGCTACGCATTCCTTGTCGCATTTTTGCTTTTCATTGCAGCGTATTTAATGAGAGCCCCTCTTTCTTTGACCATGGTGCTTGTTGGTGTATCTGTGGGGCTGTCACTGCATTATGGATATTCGATCAATACAGGATTTATTTCTATTGTAATTTTAGCTTGGGTGGTAGCTCCGATAGGATCGATTGCATTTGCCTATCTCCTGAGCGTTGGGTTGCGAAAATGGAATCCACGCAATTTCTGGAGCGAAATCTCACTTCTGAAGGTCCTCCTTGTGGTAGTGTCGTTCCTGACTGCTTTTACACTCGGAGCTAACACACTTGGCCTGATAGCAAACATGGAAGGTTTTGACGTCTACGTTATAATCTCCATGCTGTTGGGGATAGTTATCGGATCTGTTTTTCTCAGCAGAGGGATAATAAAGAGAGTGGCTCAGGAGATGTATCTCATGAGGTATTCAAATGCCTTGACATCGCTGCTAGTTTCATCCATATTCGTGGAGGTTGCGACCATCCTGAGCATCCCCTTATCCAATACACAGACTCTGACTTCCAGTGTATTCGGCACTGGGATGTCGTATAGGACAAAGGCGATATATCTGGGCCCCTTTCTTCTGGTTGCCGGGTCATGGCTGGTTTCCCCGATTGCCGGACTTATACTTGGATACCTGATCTGA
- a CDS encoding DUF47 family protein, giving the protein MVNPGFLKKIMVVGEKHILGEMTEYINMGLDATSLLDEMLEAPPERMVEINEKIRLLERKADDYGMKLTHEITSGAISSNLMDNLLKLTDTCDDILDKSHYLGREIKRMNIDYKNARSTAIVTTSYKTFRIMIQKNREALKSLSVMLSNSNMESLKSERKKIEVLEEAVDELKDNLIDEIYRNADKLHFLVYDHLMSLVHKIDDMVDDCEDISDMLLNIILSVSK; this is encoded by the coding sequence ATGGTAAATCCCGGGTTTCTCAAGAAAATAATGGTAGTAGGTGAGAAACACATTCTAGGTGAAATGACTGAATACATCAATATGGGCCTTGATGCCACGTCATTACTGGATGAAATGCTGGAAGCCCCCCCGGAACGAATGGTTGAGATTAACGAAAAGATAAGACTGCTGGAAAGGAAAGCAGACGATTATGGCATGAAGCTTACACATGAGATCACCAGCGGAGCGATCAGTTCCAACCTGATGGATAATCTCCTGAAGTTGACGGATACCTGTGATGATATCCTGGATAAGTCGCACTACCTGGGTAGAGAAATAAAAAGAATGAATATAGACTACAAAAATGCTAGGTCTACTGCGATTGTGACTACTTCATACAAAACGTTCAGGATAATGATCCAGAAAAACAGGGAGGCTCTGAAATCACTGTCCGTGATGCTATCCAATTCAAATATGGAGTCTCTAAAGTCTGAGAGAAAGAAGATAGAGGTACTGGAGGAGGCCGTAGATGAACTCAAGGACAACCTCATAGACGAAATCTATCGCAATGCGGATAAGTTGCATTTCCTTGTATACGATCACCTGATGAGCCTGGTACACAAAATAGATGACATGGTGGATGACTGTGAAGACATTTCTGATATGCTGCTCAACATAATACTGTCCGTGTCTAAATGA
- a CDS encoding MarC family protein, whose translation MSLFIFFVTVTVALFSILNPLGAVPTLVSLTQNYSISEKNGVIRKSVLVASGMIIGFMLVGVYIFEVLGIDISDFKIAGGILLFKVAFDMLQGRISNTKLTEAEKEETQEREAIGIVPIGTPLLAGPGTITTAIIYFNSLSTSVPEKGIVFGSILIVMMLTYYILRFSTKIFDKLGKTGLLIVSRIMGLLLAAIAVSFIISGILSAIA comes from the coding sequence ATGTCGCTCTTCATTTTCTTTGTCACTGTTACTGTAGCCCTGTTCTCCATATTGAATCCACTTGGAGCTGTACCAACTCTTGTTTCCCTTACACAGAACTACAGCATCTCTGAAAAAAATGGAGTCATCAGAAAAAGCGTACTGGTCGCCTCCGGAATGATAATTGGATTCATGCTCGTTGGCGTATACATTTTTGAAGTTCTTGGAATCGATATATCGGATTTCAAGATTGCTGGGGGGATCCTCCTCTTCAAGGTTGCCTTTGATATGCTGCAGGGAAGGATATCCAATACGAAACTGACCGAGGCGGAAAAGGAAGAGACTCAGGAGAGAGAAGCGATTGGTATAGTACCAATAGGGACTCCATTGCTTGCAGGACCAGGAACAATAACCACTGCCATCATATACTTTAATTCACTGAGCACAAGCGTTCCGGAGAAAGGAATCGTTTTTGGTTCCATATTAATCGTAATGATGCTTACATACTACATCCTAAGGTTTTCCACAAAGATATTTGATAAGTTGGGAAAAACGGGGTTGCTCATAGTTTCTCGGATCATGGGTTTGTTGCTTGCCGCAATAGCCGTGAGTTTCATAATATCAGGAATCCTTTCAGCTATCGCTTAA
- a CDS encoding type I 3-dehydroquinate dehydratase, which yields MPLIEAAPVMIGKIKIGGEKATVVTSIFSKSSVSLLNELQRGIYNPDFLYEIRYDLFKQTSVEELRSIFEYLQKRRLNFIFTYRAAGSPLMKELYQLAIDMQAPAIDIDVSSFTGVELESFGGTVILSTHDFQGARVSHMLRAMLKLGGNIFKLASSYASSNAFLLDMFDLYTMKEELKVPLAFIPMGERNSALRLFSGYFLSDIVYARAGQKTAEGQLTRSDYERFFRKF from the coding sequence ATGCCATTGATTGAGGCAGCACCGGTTATGATCGGAAAGATTAAGATCGGTGGAGAAAAGGCAACGGTTGTAACATCTATTTTTTCAAAGTCCTCCGTGTCACTCTTAAATGAGCTCCAACGCGGAATTTATAATCCAGATTTTTTGTATGAGATAAGATATGATCTGTTCAAGCAGACAAGCGTAGAGGAGCTCAGATCGATCTTTGAATATCTGCAGAAACGACGCTTAAACTTCATATTCACCTACAGAGCCGCCGGATCTCCCCTGATGAAAGAGCTATATCAGCTGGCAATAGATATGCAGGCTCCCGCAATTGACATTGATGTCAGTTCCTTTACGGGAGTGGAACTGGAATCCTTCGGTGGAACTGTGATACTTTCTACTCATGATTTTCAGGGAGCAAGGGTTTCTCATATGCTCAGGGCAATGCTGAAGCTTGGGGGGAATATCTTCAAACTGGCTTCCAGTTACGCGAGTTCGAATGCATTTCTGCTGGATATGTTTGACCTTTACACGATGAAGGAGGAACTGAAGGTACCTCTCGCATTCATACCAATGGGTGAAAGAAACTCCGCACTCCGTCTCTTTTCTGGCTATTTTTTATCTGATATAGTATACGCCAGGGCTGGCCAGAAAACTGCCGAAGGGCAACTCACCAGATCAGATTATGAAAGGTTCTTTAGGAAATTTTAA
- a CDS encoding helix-turn-helix domain-containing protein, with amino-acid sequence MFRMTIVSAPSRAIDNDLDRTVAFFLSDIGYIPRLKPSSDFQVIARSAYFRLFKECFLVRSDRYWTGDELLAYLSTSRTTLYRHLNKLKSMDLLEEIQEGKVKKYRLRSGNILRAWTWVEVNIRMALDNYKKTVEQIDAGVRNLK; translated from the coding sequence ATGTTCAGAATGACAATAGTATCGGCCCCATCAAGGGCCATTGACAACGATCTAGACAGAACCGTAGCATTTTTCCTTTCCGACATAGGCTACATCCCGAGGTTGAAACCATCCAGTGACTTCCAGGTCATAGCAAGGTCTGCATATTTCAGGCTTTTCAAGGAATGTTTTCTAGTAAGGTCGGACAGGTACTGGACTGGTGACGAACTTCTCGCCTACCTTTCAACAAGCAGGACTACCCTTTATAGGCACCTGAACAAACTGAAATCCATGGACCTTCTCGAAGAAATCCAGGAAGGCAAAGTCAAGAAATACAGGCTCAGATCTGGCAACATACTGAGGGCCTGGACGTGGGTTGAAGTCAACATAAGAATGGCTCTCGATAATTATAAGAAGACTGTGGAGCAGATCGATGCTGGGGTCAGGAATCTCAAGTAG
- the thpR gene encoding RNA 2',3'-cyclic phosphodiesterase gives MRTFIACPVERNSLSEEILYDLSQIKGVSPVRTPELHITLHFIGDTSENVATDIKIGLIKLRFPAFRVEMSGVGCFPSAKSPRVIFIGVKGFQEDLYDATMKAAGMESFDRKFVPHITIARIRQAVDIRNLLKKYEGVRFGFPEINRVCYYRSALKPGGPVYTEITCVQLM, from the coding sequence TTGAGAACCTTCATAGCTTGCCCTGTTGAAAGAAATTCATTGTCCGAGGAAATTCTGTATGACCTCAGCCAGATTAAAGGAGTGTCTCCGGTGAGGACGCCTGAACTTCACATTACTTTACACTTCATCGGCGATACCTCTGAGAATGTCGCAACAGACATAAAGATCGGCCTCATTAAGTTAAGATTCCCCGCATTTCGAGTGGAAATGTCCGGGGTCGGGTGTTTTCCCTCAGCGAAAAGTCCAAGGGTTATCTTCATTGGCGTGAAGGGATTTCAAGAAGATCTATATGATGCGACGATGAAAGCCGCTGGTATGGAATCATTTGATAGAAAGTTCGTTCCACATATTACAATTGCCAGGATTCGGCAAGCGGTAGATATTCGGAATCTGTTAAAAAAATATGAAGGGGTGAGATTCGGATTCCCTGAAATTAACAGGGTGTGTTATTACAGGAGCGCCCTCAAACCTGGAGGTCCAGTATACACTGAAATTACCTGCGTTCAGCTTATGTAA
- the gcvH gene encoding glycine cleavage system protein GcvH: MYSVPEDLRYTKTHEWFKVEGNVAIVGITDYAQHQLTDIVYVEFPKKDSDQKSGERLLTIESVKSAEDVFSPVSGKLIEVNQEVSSKPELLNQDPYKNWLVKIRTVDMTVTGGLSASEYKRLIAE, encoded by the coding sequence ATGTACAGTGTGCCGGAAGACCTAAGATACACAAAAACGCATGAATGGTTCAAAGTCGAAGGTAATGTGGCTATTGTGGGAATTACGGATTATGCTCAGCACCAGCTGACGGATATAGTCTATGTGGAGTTCCCAAAGAAAGATTCTGATCAGAAATCTGGAGAGCGCCTGCTTACAATAGAATCCGTCAAGTCTGCCGAAGACGTATTCTCGCCGGTTTCAGGCAAGCTCATTGAGGTCAATCAGGAAGTTTCTTCCAAGCCTGAATTGCTAAATCAGGACCCTTACAAAAACTGGCTGGTAAAGATACGCACAGTGGATATGACTGTAACCGGGGGACTCTCTGCGAGCGAGTATAAGCGCTTAATCGCAGAATAA
- a CDS encoding RlmE family RNA methyltransferase gives MADRKDKYYVKAKKDNFLSRAVYKLSEIQEKFSIIREQDTVLEIGSAPGGWTQFLLSINGVKVISVDRSPYQKLDGATQIRKDIFSDEIWGILDERLSSMGVGGFNVVLSDAMSHTSGNHSRDHASSYLICDRVMSIAERLLLQGGNAVIKHFQGDLTKNLIEKWSGKFRGYKITTPKASRSGSREIYIIFFNLRERP, from the coding sequence ATGGCCGATCGCAAGGACAAATATTACGTTAAAGCGAAAAAGGACAATTTCCTCAGCAGGGCCGTGTATAAGCTCTCTGAGATTCAGGAAAAGTTCAGCATAATCAGGGAGCAGGACACGGTCCTGGAAATAGGATCTGCCCCTGGAGGCTGGACCCAGTTCCTTCTTTCCATTAATGGAGTAAAGGTCATAAGTGTCGATCGTTCTCCATACCAAAAACTGGACGGCGCAACACAAATCAGAAAGGATATTTTTTCGGATGAAATCTGGGGGATTCTGGATGAGCGCTTAAGTTCTATGGGAGTAGGCGGATTCAACGTCGTTCTTTCCGACGCAATGTCCCATACAAGCGGTAATCATAGCAGAGATCATGCCTCCTCTTACCTGATATGTGACAGGGTTATGTCAATAGCGGAGAGATTACTCCTTCAAGGGGGGAACGCTGTTATCAAGCATTTCCAGGGAGACCTGACAAAAAATTTAATAGAAAAGTGGTCTGGAAAATTCAGGGGATACAAGATCACAACACCAAAGGCTTCCAGGTCTGGAAGCAGGGAAATATACATTATATTCTTCAATTTACGGGAAAGACCCTAG
- a CDS encoding transcriptional regulator: MEDNRRIFIRRLCEILGKKGFLTSDPDLGGMISFEIIARRNDEKYIIKILHNVDTFRDSNAKEMVRLSKITSAAAVVIGERAGNGILEDGVVYYRHHIPIMSPVTFVDYIDGERPNIFSGPGGFYIPIDGKLMHKIRENLGYSIGFVSNKVGTSRRSISLYEGGSASTLDIYEKLESLLGQNISSSIDILRSISEIDLPEENKEELNLFMREVIENIVKTGYEFYKMNRAPFDAIANRAMDTMFLIGLFDSLSEKMGRALAIKNVSEIFQNEPLIITRTDTTKENVAKCPVVSLSELKKASSPDELEIIIERKKNLM, from the coding sequence ATGGAGGATAACCGGCGTATCTTTATCAGAAGGTTGTGCGAAATCCTCGGTAAGAAGGGATTTCTCACATCCGACCCAGATCTGGGTGGTATGATAAGCTTTGAGATTATAGCTCGAAGAAATGATGAGAAGTACATAATAAAAATTCTCCACAATGTAGACACTTTCCGGGACTCCAATGCAAAGGAGATGGTAAGGCTCTCAAAGATAACAAGCGCTGCTGCGGTTGTAATAGGTGAGAGGGCTGGAAACGGAATTCTTGAGGACGGGGTTGTCTACTACAGGCACCACATTCCCATAATGTCTCCCGTGACGTTCGTCGATTATATAGATGGGGAGAGACCAAATATTTTCTCGGGCCCCGGCGGTTTTTATATCCCAATTGACGGAAAACTGATGCATAAGATAAGAGAGAACCTCGGATATTCCATAGGCTTTGTTTCTAACAAGGTCGGTACTTCACGCAGATCAATTTCCCTTTATGAAGGGGGAAGCGCTTCCACGCTTGATATATATGAGAAACTAGAATCTTTGCTTGGTCAGAACATCAGCTCGAGTATAGACATACTCAGATCCATAAGCGAAATTGATCTTCCCGAGGAAAACAAAGAAGAGTTAAACCTCTTTATGAGGGAGGTAATCGAGAATATTGTAAAGACGGGTTATGAATTTTATAAAATGAATAGGGCTCCCTTCGACGCGATTGCAAACCGTGCCATGGACACAATGTTTCTCATCGGGCTTTTCGACAGCCTTAGCGAGAAGATGGGGAGAGCACTTGCCATAAAGAACGTCAGCGAAATCTTCCAGAATGAGCCGCTTATTATTACCAGGACAGATACAACGAAGGAAAATGTTGCAAAATGCCCTGTCGTAAGCCTTAGCGAACTTAAAAAAGCTTCATCTCCGGATGAACTGGAAATTATTATTGAAAGAAAAAAGAACCTTATGTGA
- a CDS encoding HTH domain-containing protein, protein MLLLLEEYFKSYPTRKRVIESLYDNGISIVNGKLFLRDIEISISEIAKSLAVNRRTVYETIKTVETNEVLRMVMSKLAPMEDIAKVAPVIGSQVIMVYTTPGFFSRVLSDFTEIVKSYGCNVRDIMGKNCGKDDTYIRIVFYRTVPARILDKVGNIFGVSRVVITTPELNPEYLACTKCEVVICPNKLSTNAWEKVEID, encoded by the coding sequence ATGCTCCTGTTGCTGGAGGAATACTTCAAATCTTATCCTACCAGGAAAAGAGTTATAGAAAGCCTCTACGACAATGGTATTTCAATTGTTAACGGAAAACTGTTTCTCAGGGATATTGAGATCTCGATTTCTGAGATTGCCAAATCCCTCGCTGTTAACAGGAGGACGGTGTACGAGACCATAAAAACAGTTGAAACCAACGAAGTCCTTAGAATGGTAATGAGCAAACTGGCCCCGATGGAGGACATTGCAAAGGTTGCCCCGGTAATCGGGAGCCAGGTGATCATGGTCTATACGACTCCTGGTTTCTTTTCGAGAGTTCTCAGCGATTTCACTGAGATCGTCAAAAGCTATGGGTGCAATGTCAGGGACATAATGGGGAAGAACTGTGGCAAGGATGACACGTACATACGGATTGTTTTTTACAGAACAGTTCCTGCAAGGATTCTGGATAAAGTCGGGAACATCTTCGGAGTGAGCAGAGTAGTTATAACGACGCCTGAACTTAATCCAGAATACCTGGCCTGCACGAAATGCGAGGTTGTCATTTGCCCAAACAAACTGTCAACCAACGCGTGGGAAAAAGTGGAAATTGATTGA